The Oscillatoria salina IIICB1 genome contains the following window.
AAGAGAACGTTAGCAAATACTGGTCCGGGCAAAAATTCAAATTCTTGGTTGCCTTGTTTAAATATGTTGGTTCCGGTAATATCTGTGGGCAAGAGATCGGGAGTGCATTGAACGCGCCGAAATTCTCCGTTGATCGATCGCGCTAGAGATTTGGCAAGGAGGGTTTTCCCTACTCCCGGAACGTCTTCGAGTAGGGCGTGACCTCCACTTAACATCGATACTAGGATTAGGCGGATGGCTTCGTTTTTGCCGACGATGGTTTGACTGAGGTTTTCTGTTAGCTGTTCAATTCTTTCTCGCATAGCATTTCAAAACATATTTGTCAAGAAAATAAACTAAAAATTAATCAGAAATTAAGGCGATCGCGATTATCGAGTGTCAAGTTCAGAAAAATATTTTCTCGCCCTTTGACAGTCGGTAGCAATTTGCGCTTTGAGAGCGTCGAGGGAAGGAAATTTTTGCTCTGAGCGCAAAAACTGCTTTAAACTAACGATAAGTTTTTGACCGTATAAATCTCCAGACCAATCTAACAGATGTATTTCAATTGTGGGATTTTTGCCGTCTACGGTGGGACGACAACCTAGGTTCATCACGCCAATGAGCGTTTCAGGGGAAGTATTAAAGTCACTAAATTTCTCAACTGTGACACAATAAACTCCTTGTCGAGGCAAAAATTTATCGGCGGGTACTTGTAAGTTGGCAGTAGGGAAGCCAATAGTTCTACCCAATTTTTGTCCAGTTACCACCTGACCGATTAAAGTGTAGTCGCGACCAAGCAGTCGGTTAGCTTTAGGGATTTCACCTTCGCTGAGAGCTTGACGAATCAGGGAACTACTAATGCGATCGCTAGCACAAGTTTCTAGTGGTGCGACCGTAACTTCAATTCCAAATTGAGCAGCAAGATTAATCAATTCTGTCGCACAACCTGCACGGTTTTTCCCGAAGCGAAAATCCTCTCCCACACTAATAAAAGTTGCTTGTAACTGCTCGACTAAAATTTCTGCAACGAATTGCTGGGGACTCAAAGACGCTATTTCTTGGTCGAAGGGTAGCGAAACTAGCTGTTCGACACCTAAACGTTCTAATTGTGCCGCTTTTTCAGCTAAAGGAGTCAATAATTTCCGACTTTGACCAGTAAAAAATTCTCTCGGATGAGGATTAAAAGTAACTACCGTAGCTAGGGGACGATGTTTAAGCAATTCTTTTTCCTTTTCCGGCGTGACAGGAGATTCAGATAAAATTGGTTGCACGACTTGGCGATGCCCTCGATGCACGCCATCAAAATTGCCGAGAGCAACAGCAGTTGGAGTTAAAGCCGTGGCAGTAGAAGATGTTACCCACACGCTTTACATTCTGACATACTTTGAGTCATTTGTTCTCAATAACTCGCGATCGAAGCGATCGGTTGAGGTTTTTTAGGAAAATCGTGACTAGTTAAGCTAAAGAGAAGTCGCAGCACAAGGTTGAGTTAACTCAATCGAACAACCTTCTCTAGCGACGATCGTGTTGGGGAAAGCAGCGATCGCTTCTTTACTAACGCGATCGAGAAATTCATCATTATGTAAGGGGTCATGGTGAAAAATTACCAACTTTTTTACTTTCGCTGCTTTCGCTACTTTCACTGCTTCTTGCCAAGTAGAATGTCCCCAACCAACTTTACTCGACCTAGGCGAATAATATTCTTCATCAGTATAGGCAGCATCAATAATTAAAACATCGGCATTTCTAGCTAGCCAAAGCACATTTTCGTCCAGTTTGTCAGGAAAATGTTCGGTATCGGTAACATAAGCCGCCGCCATTCCTCGC
Protein-coding sequences here:
- a CDS encoding bifunctional riboflavin kinase/FAD synthetase; the encoded protein is MWVTSSTATALTPTAVALGNFDGVHRGHRQVVQPILSESPVTPEKEKELLKHRPLATVVTFNPHPREFFTGQSRKLLTPLAEKAAQLERLGVEQLVSLPFDQEIASLSPQQFVAEILVEQLQATFISVGEDFRFGKNRAGCATELINLAAQFGIEVTVAPLETCASDRISSSLIRQALSEGEIPKANRLLGRDYTLIGQVVTGQKLGRTIGFPTANLQVPADKFLPRQGVYCVTVEKFSDFNTSPETLIGVMNLGCRPTVDGKNPTIEIHLLDWSGDLYGQKLIVSLKQFLRSEQKFPSLDALKAQIATDCQRARKYFSELDTR